In Chitinophagaceae bacterium, the genomic window ATCAGGAACTGATAAGCAGTTTGTTTCATGCAACATGGTTTGATGAGTGTAGAATAGTGCTATAGCGTCTGCAACGTCAATTTGTTACTTGAATAATCAGGCAGTTTACAAAGCATCAAACCTGGAAGGGGAGTTTGAAAAAGAATGAAAAACGCAACGATCATTCAAATAGTATATGTCAGCACTTTGGGTTAATACCAGCCGGACAATGAATATCCGGAGTAAGAACGGCGTCCGAATGAATTTTTTGAAGTGCTTGTAACTTTTAAGAAGATGTCGCCGTCCTACTGTCAAACCAACAAAAGCAATAACCATGAAAAAAATTATTCTAATAACAACTTTTGCAGTGTTACTCGGCAATCAATTAGTGAGTGCTCAAAGTTTAGGGTCACAAAATTCTAAAACAGTGGATTATGTTTGGGCTACACAAACAACGGTGGGCAAGCAGCATAGTGCTGTTTTGGACAAGATGCAACAGGAAACGGAAGAGTTGATGCTGGCCATAACACCTGCGCCTTTGGTTTCCCTTGCACGTTTGATTGATCAGAAACTGCAGGATGGTAGAAATAATAAAGCGGTGCGGAAGGCGAAGAAAGAGAACAGCACTTGTAAACTGTAATTAATTTTAAGGGGAATAGGGGAAACGATTACCAGTGTGAGAAGGGGTGTTGGCGATTTGAGGAGGTGCATTATTCGGAAATTTCCCTATAAACTGTAACTTTTCGGAAACCAAACCGCCGTACCACCGGATGACACCGCAGGAATACAACAAAGCTGTTGATCAGTATGCTGATCGCGTATATCGTTTCATTCTAAAAAATATACGCAACAGCGATGATGCACAGGATGTGGTGCAAAATGCTTTTGAGATTATGTGGAAGAATCACGAGCATGTAGATTATGCCAAGAGCAGGTCGTACCTGTTCACGGTGGCTTATCACAACATGATCGATCAGTTCAGGAAGCGGAAGAATGATGCGGATTTAACGGATGAACATACGCAGGTGCAGGGGAGAAGCAGCCAGTTTACAGGTGCTAAAGACGCTTTGGAATTGGGATTGTCAAAGTTGCCCGAAATGCAAAAGTCTGTTGTACTGTTGAGAGATTATGAAGGGTACAGTTATGAGGAGATTGGAGAAATCACAGGATTGAATGAATCGCAGGTGAAAGTGTACATCTTTCGTGCACGCACTGCTTTAAAGAATTTTTTAGTTACACCTGAAAATGCGATCTGATATGAAGATCAATCTGCAGAATTATGAATCGTACTTTGTCCGTTACATCGACAACGACTTGTCGAAAACGGAAGTGGAAGAAGTGCAACGCTTTCTGCAACAGCATCCTGAGTTGAATAACGACCTTGATGCCTTTCGTTCCACTGTACTTCAGCCCGATGATACTTTTGTTTTTCCTGCTAAGGCAATGCTGAAACGATCTGTTCATGCCGGCAATTATGAGGACTATTTTGCGCGTTATGTAGAACAGGATCTTTCTGCGGAAGAAACTGCTGAAGTAAATATTTTCCTGCAGCAAAACCCTTCTTTCACAAGACAACTGGATGCATACAAGGCAACCAGGCTGGTGGCAGATACTACGATTGTTTTTCCTGATAAGAAAGCATTAAAGAAAGAACAACCGCGTAAAGTAATTCCAATGTATGCCCGTTACATTTTATCCGCCGCTGTTGCCGCCGGGTTACTTCTGTTGTTCTTCGTAAAAGGAATACAACGGATGCCGGGATCATCGGATGTTCAGGTGGCTCAAAATGAAACCGTGGATCCTGCTGTTGTTCCATCAGTTGATTCAGATCTAACGGAAAATAATTCTCCTGATGCACTTGCAACACTTCCTGGTTCGACCGGGCAGCCTGCTGTTTCAACACCTTCAAACAGTAGTCAGTCAAAAGTAAAGACCGTTAAAAAATCTGTTATTCCTTCAGCAGATCAGGAAATCAAATATGCAGCGATTGCTTCAGTAATGGAGCCAATGGAGGTTGGGATGCCCGGTGCTTTACCTGAAAATCGCCGAACATCAAAAGCACCTTACCTGGTGCCTGTGTATGAAGAGGTAGCGGCACCGCAACAAACCGCTGCGAACAGTAACAATAATACAGTGGGAGGATGGCTTTCCATAGCTTCTGTGGTGGGCACAGAAATTCTGAAGTTAAGCGGTCGCGGTGATCTGGTTAAAGCGTCATCTGACGTCGCAGAGCAGCCAAAGAAAAAGGAACCGGTGACGCTTTCCATTCAAACCAGGAAATTTTCTTTCTACCATAAGTTCCTGAATAAAAATAATGCATCCACTAAAAACTAACAGCTTATGAAACATTTGTTTTTTGGACTATTTGTCATCATGCTTCCACAACTGCTAATGGCGCAACAACCTGATGCGCCTTTACCGCCGCAACCGCCGCAGCCTCCGCAAAAGGAAACATTCAGCAAGGAGATGGAAACCATGCAACAACAATTAAAGCAGCAAATGAAAGTGTTGCAGGATTCTGTTGCAGCATTGAGCCGTCGTTTCAGCGAGTCTGCCGCTGCACGAGATTTGAAAGGAGCCTTTCACGAAGGTTTCAATGATACAAAGCCGGAGTGGAACCTGCCGCCACTTCCTGATTTACCACCTGTTCCACCCCTTCCTGATTTGCAGGAGGCATTGGATAACGCGCTTGAAGAATGGAGAGAAAGGGATTTCCGGTTTGAAATGCCGGCTATACCGGAACTGGAAGAAGGATGGGGCAAGGCACTCGATGAGTTCAAAGATTTCCATTTCCGTTTTGAAGGTCCGGAACCGCCTGAAGTCCCGTTCCCGGAAGATGCTCCCCGCTTACAGGAATTAGAAAATCAGATGGAGCATTTGCAGATGGAAGAGGAATGGAGAGATCGATACAGTTACCCTGGCCATCACGAAAAGCGCCATCAACAAATTTTAGAGATGCTTCCTTTTTACCAGTTTTTTAAAAGTTAACAAAATCACTTTTTTTAAAATACCAGTTACGTCATGAAAAAAATTATAATTCAGTTGTGGTTGCTAATTGCCCCGATAATAGGTTTTGCGCAACAAAATAGCTGGACACCGGAGCAGAAGGATCAGTTTAAAAGAGAAATGGATGATTTTAAATCACAGATGGATAAAGAGATGAGTCAACTTCGCGACTCGCTTGCGCAGATGGAATCACAAATGAAGGATGGTGATTGGTCGCAACCGGATACTATGATGTGGAATTTCGCTGTTCCACCCATTCCACCGCCACCCGGAATGATGGGCGATGAAAACAGCACCATGGAAATTTACGCGGGAGATGACAGCACGGAAGTACGACTGGGTAAGTGGAAATTATCAGTGGATGAAGGTGAAGGCGGGAACGACCATGTAAAGTTTTACCGTGATGAAAACTGTTGTGATGAAGATAACATGAAAGAACTTAAAAATATTCAAACCAAATTTCTTTTGTTCGACATTGGTCTCAATAATTATTTTGCATCCGGACTGAGTTCCAATTTTCCTGAACCTTATGGTCCTTTAGAACCTAACCCGGGCAAGTCGTGGGTGGTTAATTTGCATCTGTTCAATCAGCGGATCAACCTCATCGATCATCACCTCTGGTTTTCCTACGGTGCTTACTTTGAATTCAATTCCTATAAATATAACAGTGAAGAAACTATGATTCCAAGGATTGATTCAGTGGCCTTTCAATCCAGTGAATCTGCTTTAAAAAAGAATAAATTGTCGTGCACCTATATTGGCATTCCGCTCATGTTACGGTATGAATCCAATAGGTCGAATCTCAATCATTCATTTCATGTTGCGGCCGGCGGTTTTGGTGAATACCTGATTGGTTCACACACCAAAACCAAATCCACCAGCAATGATAAAATCAAACAGCACGATGACTTTAACCTGAATCGTTTCCGTTATGGCATTACCGGAAGAATCGGTTACGGTTGGGCCAGCTTATTTGTGAATTATAGTTTGTCGGAATTTTTTGAAAGCGGTACCGGCCCGGTAGTGTATCCTGCCTCTGCCGGATTGGCGTTGGAGTTTTAGCCGTTTAAATATTTTGAGATGCGGTTGTGTTGATGAAAGTCGGCACAACCGTTTTTGTTGATGACGGTTTCGCGATCACGCCCATGTCAAATAAATACACTTCTAATTAATCAATACAGTCCAGTCGGAGCGACAGAAAGGCACCGGCGTGAGGTGCCCCTTGAGGGGCCCCGGGGTGACAGTTTCTTATTTCCATGAAGTTCAATATGAACTCCATATTTAAGCAAAACAAAAAAATAAGGAGAGCAAAAAAGCTAATTGCGATCACCCCATGGCCCCTCAAGGGACTAAGTAATGCTAATGTAACTAGTTGTATATAAGCCGTTAGTGAGATAATAATTATAAAGGGGTAAACATAGGGTAAACATTCTCTATTGTGCATATATATACTTCTTTTAAGCACCCTATTTCACTTAGTATGTTTATAGTTCTCCCTTTTGCCTTTGTTTTCCTCGAGTTTTCGCCGTTTTTAAGTATTGAAAAAACACTATGCAATGTCCAACTCTATATCTTCGTATCAATATCTAAAACTGTTCCTATGATTGAAAATAAAAGTAAAGAACTTGCGAATGATCAAATTCGAGAAGTACCTCATCATACAATTGATACAGCCTCAATTTTCATAAATGAGATCCGCTTTAGAAGCGACCCAGAACATTTCAAGGGTAAAAAAGCTCCGGATGAAATAACACAAAATCTTGAATACATAATTCGAGAGCTTTTGGTCAAATATGCTGAACCTACAGTTGATTTTTCAGAAGAGAGGAAAGAGTATTTAATTGCCAATTCTGAAAAATTTAATCAGCCTGATTTCGGCGTTGAACCATTCCGAACGGATTTTTTTGTAACAGCTAAGGATAGGCGTAGGGATAAGAAAGGAAGCAACCCTCTTTTACTCACAGGAGATAACAACTATTATTTTTATAGCTACAACACACCGTTTGTGGTTAATAAGAGCAAAATAAAAGAATACCAGTTTGAACTTCTCTTTGCATTTGCCTTACGCCATTGCGATTTGATGCAAATACATTCATTCCTACACTTTCAATTACAGAACAATTTCGCAGGCGAGCCAAAACAATTTCACCAATATCTTGCCCAGATCAATAGAAAATTCGGAAACACGTTATTTACAACTGAGCTATCTGATTCAATCAATGATTGGATTTCAGATAATGAAATGAGCATAGTAAAATCTGACGGAGAGAAGATCAAAACTTATTTAACTGTAAAGCAACTTGCATTCCTTTTCCGAGCTCTAAAAGAATGTAAGTTAATCGAGGGCAGTAACGCGCAATTAGTAGGCAGAGTAATTAGTAAAGCTTTTGATTCAAAGGCAAAGGAAGATATAAGTGCGGGTAATCTAAGCAAGCATTTCTATGAGCTTTCCGAAGACGCCGTTGAATTTTGGCTGTTGCTGTTTCCAAAATTAATGGCTTTTGCAAAAGAACAACAAGAAATAAATCGTAAGTAACTTATTGAATATCAAACAATATAGTTAGGTAGCGCTACCCCGTGCTACTACCTCAGTTTCTTCCATAGTATCATTTTTACTCCATGTTCATTTCAAATAAATTGAAACAATCATGGAAGTAATCACAATGGAATCCCAGGCATTCAAAGAGCTGTTAAGTCAACTACAGCAAATCAAAGCCGGCTTAGAAGCCCAGAGAAAAGCCCATCAGACCCATTGTTGGATAACAACGAGGTCTGCAACTGCTCAAGGTCAGCAAGCGAACCTTGCAGAACTACAGGGATAATGGCGACCTCTCCTTTAGCCAGGTAGGTGCTAAACTATTGTACCGCACCAGCGACATTGACGACTTCCTGAAACGGAATTATAAAAAAGCCTTCCATGCAAAGCCGTGAAAATATATCTGGGCGCAGGTTTCAGAACAGTTTCAAGGAAAATCATCAATAAATCAAACCACATGGCAAAAGAAAAAGTGATCAATCTATACATTGACGCAGAATGGTATTTAAACCAGCGCATCTTCCTTATCGGTTATT contains:
- a CDS encoding helix-turn-helix domain-containing protein — translated: MLKVSKRTLQNYRDNGDLSFSQVGAKLLYRTSDIDDFLKRNYKKAFHAKP
- a CDS encoding outer membrane beta-barrel protein, producing MKKIIIQLWLLIAPIIGFAQQNSWTPEQKDQFKREMDDFKSQMDKEMSQLRDSLAQMESQMKDGDWSQPDTMMWNFAVPPIPPPPGMMGDENSTMEIYAGDDSTEVRLGKWKLSVDEGEGGNDHVKFYRDENCCDEDNMKELKNIQTKFLLFDIGLNNYFASGLSSNFPEPYGPLEPNPGKSWVVNLHLFNQRINLIDHHLWFSYGAYFEFNSYKYNSEETMIPRIDSVAFQSSESALKKNKLSCTYIGIPLMLRYESNRSNLNHSFHVAAGGFGEYLIGSHTKTKSTSNDKIKQHDDFNLNRFRYGITGRIGYGWASLFVNYSLSEFFESGTGPVVYPASAGLALEF
- a CDS encoding RNA polymerase sigma factor, producing MTPQEYNKAVDQYADRVYRFILKNIRNSDDAQDVVQNAFEIMWKNHEHVDYAKSRSYLFTVAYHNMIDQFRKRKNDADLTDEHTQVQGRSSQFTGAKDALELGLSKLPEMQKSVVLLRDYEGYSYEEIGEITGLNESQVKVYIFRARTALKNFLVTPENAI